A window from Theobroma cacao cultivar B97-61/B2 chromosome 3, Criollo_cocoa_genome_V2, whole genome shotgun sequence encodes these proteins:
- the LOC18604759 gene encoding probable serine/threonine-protein kinase At1g54610: MGCVSSKQAVSVTPAFDHSGALRENAGAGSVGTNSGRSRVGFSELEKKRSSGGGGSKKKKKNSTSGGVSDLGSGCGGLGLSGSELGESGRASSRSDSLSLRLGNLQKYIEGEHVAAGWPAWLSAVAGEAIHGWVPLKADSFEKLEKIGQGTYSTVFRARDLETGKIVALKKVRFDNFEPESVRFMAREILILRRLDHPNIIKLEGIITSRMSCSIYLVFEYMEHDITGLLSCPDIKFSESQIKCYVKQLLSGLDHCHSRGIMHRDIKGSNLLVNNEGILKMADFGLANFCASGHRQPLTSRVVTLWYRPPELLLGSTDYTAAVDLWSVGCVFAELLLGKPILQGRTEVEQLHKIFKLCGSPPDDYWKKSRLPHATLFKPQQPYDSCLRETFKDLPATAVNLIETLLSVEPYKRGTASSALASEYFTTKPYACDPSSLPVYPPSKEIDAKHREEAKRKKISGRVRGSETRKPIRKPHGISKLAPVEDAAAAQTRGSQKINGNHVHNSKQRNATISDGVPNPSTDGLEEAAHVKHASQGDIPYSGPLQVSTSSGFAWAKRQKDDASIRSHSRSISRGHIYNSLEPSAQLNARNNFDSKRHENGDVIYGGRTDSRGHDSYEAAKRAMQKQWSQFERPDSFDASDGGYHSQELSLALYQREEMAAKRNNLDYQDEGDKVEFSGPLLSQSHRVDELLERHERQIRQAIRKSWFQRGKKHGK, encoded by the exons ATGGGTTGCGTGAGTTCGAAGCAGGCGGTGTCGGTGACGCCTGCTTTCGACCACTCCGGCGCCTTACGTGAAAATGCGGGTGCCGGTAGCGTGGGGACCAATTCGGGTCGGTCGCGGGTCGGGTTCTCGGAGCTTGAGAAGAAGAGGAGCAGCGGCGGCGGCGGTagcaagaagaagaaaaagaatagtACTAGTGGCGGTGTGAGTGATTTGGGTAGTGGGTGCGGTGGGTTGGGACTGAGTGGGAGCGAGTTGGGTGAGTCGGGTCGGGCGAGTTCGAGATCCGACTCGTTGAGTTTGAGGTTGGGGAATTTACAAAAGTATATAGAAGGCGAACACGTGGCAGCTGGGTGGCCTGCTTGGCTCAGTGCCGTCGCCGGTGAAGCTATCCACGGTTGGGTCCCACTCAAGGCTGACTCTTTTGAGAAGCTTGAGAAG ATTGGACAAGGTACATATAGCACCGTTTTCCGAGCTCGAGACCTTGAGACTGGAAAGATAGTTGCTCTGAAGAAGGTTCGGTTTGACAATTTTGAGCCTGAGAGTGTTCGCTTCATGGCAAGAGAGATACTAATTCTTCGAAGGCTTGACCATCCAAACATCATAAAATTGGAGGGGATAATTACTTCCAGAATGTCATGTAGCATATACCTTGTATTTGAGTACATGGAACATGATATCACTGGACTTCTGTCTTGTCCTGACATCAAGTTCAGCGAGTCACAG aTTAAATGCTACGTGAAGCAGTTGTTATCTGGACTTGATCACTGCCATTCACGAGGTATAATGCATCGGGACATTAAAGGATCAAATCTCCTTGTAAATAATGAAGGAATCCTAAAAATGGCCGATTTTGGTTTGGCAAACTTCTGTGCTTCTGGGCATAGGCAACCCTTAACAAGTCGTGTTGTTACCTTATGGTACCGTCCTCCAGAACTTTTGTTGGGTTCTACAGATTATACAGCAGCTGTGGACCTTTGGAGTGTTGGCTGTGTATTTGCTGAACTTCTCCTTGGGAAACCTATCCTACAAGGGAGAACAGAG GTGGAACAACtgcataaaattttcaagctttgTGGGTCCCCACCCGACGATTACTGGAAAAAATCAAGACTTCCTCATGCAACTCTATTCAAACCACAACAACCTTATGATAGTTGTCTTCGGGAGACTTTTAAAGATTTACCAGCAACTGCTGTGAACTTAATAGAAACTTTGCTTTCAGTGGAGCCATACAAGCGTGGGACTGCTTCCAGTGCTCTTGCATCAGAG TATTTCACAACAAAGCCATATGCATGTGATCCATCAAGCTTGCCAGTATATCCACCTAGCAAAGAGATTGATGCAAAACATCGTGAAGAGGCAAAGAG GAAAAAGATAAGCGGAAGAGTTCGCGGTTCTGAAACAAGAAAGCCAATTAGAAAACCCCATGGAATAAGTAAATTGGCACCAGTTGAG GATGCTGCTGCAGCTCAAACTCGAGGTTCTCAGAAAATTAATGGTAACCATGTCCATAACTCAAAGCAAAGAAATGCTACTATCAGCGACGGAGTGCCAAATCCATCTACTGATGGATTAGAAGAGGCTGCCCATGTAAAGCATGCATCCCAAGGTGATATTCCTTATTCTGGTCCATTGCAAGTGTCCACATCAAGTGGCTTTGCATGGGCCAAAAGGCAAAAGGATGATGCATCCATAAGATCACACAGCAGATCTATCTCAAGAGGTCACATCTATAATTCTTTAGAACCTTCTGCTCAATTAAATGCAAGAAACAATTTTGATTCAAAACGACATGAAAATGGGGATGTAATATATGGAGGTCGCACCGATTCTAGAGGCCATGATTCATATGAAGCTGCCAAGCGTGCTATGCAGAAACAATGGAGCCAGTTTGAGCGCCCAGATTCGTTTGATGCTTCTGATGGTGGATACCACTCGCAAGAGCTATCATTGGCACTTTATCAAAGAGAGGAAATGGCAGCCAAGAGAAATAATTTG GATTACCAAGATGAAGGGGACAAGGTTGAATTTTCGGGCCCTTTGTTGTCTCAATCACATAGAGTTGATGAACTCTTAGAACGACATGAGCGACAGATCCGCCAAGCAATTCGAAAGTCATGGTTCCAAAGAG GTAAAAAACATGGGAAGTAA